One Desulforhopalus sp. DNA segment encodes these proteins:
- a CDS encoding ABC transporter permease, producing the protein MTDQPFARLISREWQALLSDPWLLSLVTWIPLLLFFLLWAIMSAGIARDLPIAIVDLDHSAMSRALVRHYDGSPSLAVDTGFSDPQQGAAALRAGKMYAMIIIPADFEKMTILGHPPQVSAFVNSQFLLIGRIVNAALLQAQATFVTKVEMRTNLAVGPPIFDLALATALPVGTQATPLFNINTDYAQFLVAAMLPAAWQILMVAATVLSLAGEQRRQGMRQWLGTSPVAAFFSKLLPLALLFWLHGLLFLWFMYIQQGWPMHGSWPLLAFAQLLTVCASLSAASVFFFITLDATRGLSLAAAYAAPGLAFMGITFPVTDMSLWAKIWRSLLPINHYIEVQFGQVNYGASLTSALPQLTVLALFILPLLFSIYRAGRLAVPPTKDTPCT; encoded by the coding sequence GGCAGGCCTTACTCAGCGACCCCTGGCTGCTTAGCCTGGTGACCTGGATCCCTCTCCTGTTGTTCTTTCTGCTCTGGGCCATTATGTCGGCGGGGATCGCCAGGGATCTGCCCATCGCCATTGTCGATCTCGACCACAGTGCCATGTCGAGGGCCCTTGTCCGCCACTACGATGGCAGTCCATCCCTGGCAGTCGATACCGGTTTTAGCGATCCGCAGCAGGGCGCTGCCGCCCTTCGGGCCGGCAAGATGTACGCCATGATTATTATCCCCGCGGATTTCGAAAAGATGACAATCCTTGGCCATCCGCCTCAGGTAAGTGCCTTTGTCAACAGCCAGTTTCTTCTGATCGGCAGGATTGTCAACGCCGCTCTCCTGCAGGCACAGGCAACCTTCGTCACCAAGGTCGAGATGAGAACAAACCTGGCGGTCGGCCCACCGATATTTGACCTGGCTCTGGCCACTGCCCTACCGGTCGGCACCCAAGCCACGCCGCTTTTCAATATCAATACCGACTATGCACAGTTTCTGGTTGCGGCGATGTTGCCCGCGGCCTGGCAGATTCTGATGGTCGCTGCAACCGTCCTTTCTCTGGCCGGCGAACAACGCCGCCAAGGAATGAGACAATGGCTGGGTACTTCCCCGGTTGCCGCTTTTTTCTCTAAACTCTTACCGCTGGCCCTCCTTTTCTGGCTGCACGGCCTGCTCTTTCTCTGGTTTATGTACATTCAGCAAGGCTGGCCGATGCATGGCAGCTGGCCACTGCTTGCTTTTGCCCAGTTACTGACGGTCTGTGCCAGCCTGTCCGCCGCCTCGGTGTTCTTTTTCATCACCCTCGATGCGACAAGAGGGCTCAGTCTTGCTGCCGCCTACGCCGCCCCCGGGCTTGCCTTTATGGGGATAACCTTCCCGGTTACCGATATGAGCCTCTGGGCGAAAATCTGGCGCAGCTTGCTGCCGATAAACCACTATATCGAGGTCCAATTCGGACAGGTGAACTACGGCGCGTCGCTGACATCGGCCCTCCCTCAACTGACTGTTCTTGCACTGTTTATCCTGCCTCTGTTGTTTTCCATCTACC